Within the Deltaproteobacteria bacterium genome, the region CGATCAGTGGCCATCTCGTGTCAGCGCATCACGCGAGAAACTTGCACAGATCTTTGGTAATCTTGCGGCCGAGCTCTAGTCAATTTGGCAGAGCCTATTTCAATCCGATTCGTTTAAGAAGATCCGTTAGTTCTTCTTCCGTAAAGGGGCGCATCAAGTAATCGGTAGCCCCCGCAGCCACGGCATCAAAATGGAGCTTTGCATCGTTGTCTTCCGAAATAATCACGATCGGGAACTGTGCCCAACCGGGAAGCTGTCGAATCGTTCGAACAAGTTCCAGTCCAGACATTTCTGGCATCTGCCGACTGATAAAGACCGCGTGAAATGGACTTTGGCTTTGTGGCGTCGCCATAAGAAGGCGAAGTGCCGAAATGCTGTCTCCTGCTTCTTCGATGAAATTGACGCCTTGGCGAATGAGAAACACTCTCAGAAGAAGTCGAGCCGCCCTTTGATCGTCAACAAGTAGATATCCCACAATAAACAGAGTAGCGCGGTCTGGGTCCAGTCGGAAGCGAACTTGTCCTATTCACGCAAAATTAGGACAATGTGAGGGGAATGTGCTGCCGGGATTAGGCGAACGTGCTGAAAGTTAGGAGTTTCAATTGAGCGGAAGCGGACGAGCGAAGATCACAGTAAAAGCAGTGACGATGGAGCAGGTATGCTCTTGGGTGACGACGCCGACGAACCTGTATATGAAGCTTCAGGACGGTCGTTTCGTTGCGGTTTTCCGAACAGGAAACTTGATTGATCAGGAGCGCCTAGCGAAGTACGCCGCGAAAGGTGTCACGACGCTTTTTTCAAGTGAACAAGATTTAGATAACATGTCCACGGCTGACGGCGCGTTCGTCATTGCTACGACCAATAGTAAAGTCGATGCCTTAGAAAAAATCAGTCAGACGGTGTTTGATGATCTCTTAGCGCTGGGAGTTTCAGAGGCGAGCTACAACAATGCGAAGGCTGTCAGCAAGGTCGTGCGGTCGATGATCGACAAAGATCCAAAGCTATCTGATGCCTTCACGAAATTTCAAGAGGTCGGCGGCGAAGAAGTTCGACATGCGATGATGGTTTCGGCTATGAGCACGATTCTATGTTCTTCGATGGATTGGATTAAGCCTTCTACTTTTGAAAGTTTGGCATTGGGGGCGCTTCTGCACGATATCGGAATGCTTTCTTTACCGAAAGACATCCAAAGGGGCGACGTTGCAACCATGAGCCCAAATGATCGAAAGCTATTCGAGGGGCACGGAGAAGCAGGGCGCGCGCTTTTGTCGCAACTAAAAACGGTACCCGATGATGTTGTAATGATCGTCGCCCATCATCACGAACGAAGCGATGGTTCTGGTTTTCCATTGGGACTAAAAGATGTCTACATTCATCCATTGGCGCGCATCGTCGGTTTAGCGAATGAGTTGGTTGAAAGATATGAAGAAGATCGAGTCGCAGGACGAGCGACTTCGGTTCGTTTTTTGGTCGAAGGGTTGATCGGCTCGCAGGGATCACGCTTCAATCGCGATGTAATTAAGTCATTAAAAGCTCTTTTGGCATCCGACGCACTCAAAAGTGATCCTTTAAAAAAGTAAATTCAACGATGCGCCATTCGCCGGCTGTTAACCCCGGAAAATCATCAAGATCGTAAATCCGCAAACGAAGAACAAAAAGGCGAGGCCAAGGTATCGACTTGGCTTTTTTCGTTGAATCACCGATTCCAAGAGAGCCGCGAACATTGGACCCGTGATCGAGATCGCTGAGATCGAGGCAAGGTGGCCAATCTGGATGGCTGTTAAGTAAAGGCACAGTGAAAGGTAGGTTCCCGCAAAACAGCCTAATAAAATCAGAGCTCGTGATGGGTTGTCGAAGCGAAGGAAGTTTGAAAACAGTCCAATGACCGGCGTCTCTTCCTTGATTCCTTTCATAAGCCTTCTCGAGTGCACAAATCCCGCTATGCAGGCATAAGCGAAGAGTGCACCAAAGCACCGAATCAAGTGTCCTTCTAAGGGCTGAGTGTGCGGAGAACTCTCGAACGCAAACCGAGTCAGAAGCACTCCTGCCGAGTCCATCGAAACGCCGATAATCGCCATCACGAGTCCACGAATTTCCCACGACTTTGATTCGCGATATTTTTCTAAGCTAAAAATAACTAGGCAACCTATGAGGAAAACGATCGCAATTAACCTTCGTCCGTCAAATGCTTGTCCGAAGAACGCCGAGCCAGCGAGGCCCAGCACCAAGGGCTGAAAGCCGTACAGCATCAGGGTGCGTGAAACTCCGATCCGAATAAAAGCGTCCAATAGAAACAAATCTCCGATGCCGAGGCCGATGAATCCAGAAAGTAAGAGGACTCCGGTTGCGAGGTCCGTCGGCGGTGCCCAAGTACCAATTCGATTTTGAAACCAAAATAAAACGGGGAGCGTGATGATAAGTAAAACCATCGCGATGAAAGCTTTTGCGGTGTTCATCCAAATCACGGAAACGGATCGGGAGAAGCGGGCGAAGATAAGGCTTGCGCTAGAAAAACTGAGCGTAGCGCCAAGAGTAAGAAAATACGGAAGAAGAGAGAGCTCGTTCAATTGACCTCAAGATCGATGTAGGTGATCTCGGGAAACTCCTGTCTGATTTGCGCTTCAAGGCGATTGATTTCGCGCCCCATGACTCGAACCATGCGCTCAGCGGTTTCAAACAAAACTGGTGTTGGATCGTCGCCATCGCGAATTCTTTCGGCATCGCGTTCGATCATATGACGGTCGATAAACGTACTGCCATGGAATTCAATCTCCGCGGCCAAGCGCACATTCCCAGGCGCTAGCACCGCGGTCTTCAAGCTAGTCACGCGTTCAATAGCTGGCAGTGCTTCAAGATATTCTCGAATTTCCTGCTCGCGATCTTGGCCTGCGGACGCGCCCATAAGAATGCGGGCATTCGCTAGCGCCAGCGTGACTGCCATGACTCCAAGCAGACCGCCGATTACGATCGACGCGATGGCATCTGGGATTGGCGACTGAAGATGTCTTGAAAGTGAAATCCCCGTAAATGCGACAGCGACCCCTAGTACGGCAATCGAGTCTTCAAGAAGAACGGCAACCCCCGTCGGATCATCCCCCCGGCGAACAAATTCCCAGAAACCGGTCTCGCCGCGAGCTTCATTGACCGAACGAAGAGCGACGAAAAGCGTGTAACCTTCAATCGCAAGCGCGAGCAAAAGAATCGGTGTGGTCCATGGACCTTCATAGATCGGGTCGGTCGGACGAGCTTGAACAAGTTGCTCAATGCCATGCCAGGTGGTGAAACCGAATCCGAGGAAGAAAATGCCGACGGCACTAATTAAATTCCATATGTAACGCGCTCGTCCCTTGCCGAAGGGAAACTCTTTTGTTGGGCGGCCGGCGCCGTGCCGAATTCCTACGAGTAAAAGTATTTGATTGGCAGTGTCGGCTAGCGAGTGAATCGTTTCCGCAAGCATTGAGGGACTGCGGCTGACCATCCAGCCGAAGAACTTGGCGATGGTGACGATCCCATTTCCGGCGATCGCAACAAGAACCGCACGGATGGACGAATCATCCCAGATGCTTCGGTTATGGCCGTGGTCCGCGTTTTCATTTAGGGAAGAGGCGCCGTGGCCCCTACTGTCTGACTCCATAGAGGATGTCAGCCTATCGAACCGGGGGTCGAAGCACAAATATGCTATGCGTTATGGTTCAAAAAACCGACAAAGGTGAACTTGGCCTTAAATCTAGGCTGATTCCATGGCTCGTCGGAACTCAGCCGGAATTTCAAGTTTTGCTCCGGTGGCAATATCCATGAAGACATGAACGGTTTGGACGGTCGAGCAAAGCACCGACTTTTCGTTGTAAATCTTCGACTCAGCCGTGAACGAGCTTGTGCCCAGTTTCAAGATTTGAAAGTCAATTCGGGTAGTTCGGCCCGGAGAAAAGGGTCCAAAGTATTCTGCTTCAGACTTTCGAATAGGAACCGCAACTTCGGTCGATAGGAACCACTTTTTATAATCGATGCCGAGGTGATCGGTAACGAAGGCCTCGTAGGCTTCGTGATGCCATCGATAGACATTGGCGAAAAACGAGATTCCTGCCGGATCCGCTTCCGAGAATTGAATGCGCCGCGAAATTGAAAACGAAGATCGAGGAGTGCTTGGCGAATTCGTGGTGTTCATTTGCTCTGGATATCGTAGCTTGCCTAGCCCAGTCAGCAAGATCATCGGCGGATTTGACTTTGGCAGAATGCGGTGCAACATGATCGGCGATATATGAGTTCGATCAAAATTTATAGTCCGTCGGACTTTCCGGCCTATCTTCCGAAGCTCAATCTTCTTTACGACGATCTCTTTAAAGACGGTAAGGGCTTTCGTTCGAAACTTGTCGGCGGACTAGGCGAACGCGTCGGGCTTTCGTCGAATGTGATTCAGCTGCTCGCTCAAACGATCGAGTTTATTCACAACGCTTCCTTGTTACATGACGACCTGATCGATCGCTCTGTTCTTCGTCGTGGAAAGCCAGCGGCATGGACTAAGTACACTCCTGAATACGCAGTGCTCGCGGGCGATTATCTTTTAGCGCGAGTGATGGTGAATCTTTCGAGTCACGGGAATGTTCGGTTGATTCAATACACCGCAGAAGTGATTTCAGATTTGTTGGAAGGCGAGTGGATTCAGGACTCCCTCGTAAAGGACTTCACAATCAAACTGGAAGATCTGAACCGAGTTCACAATCTAAAAACCGGCTCACTGTTCAAATGGTGCATTCGCGCTCCTTTCATAGCGAAGGAACGCTATGACGAAAAGCTTCATCAGCAACTAGAAGAGTGTGGAACGATCTTGGGTTTACTGTTCCAGCGCAGTGATGATCTTTTGGACTTTGATATTCGGAACGACGAAGGCAAAGCGGTGCTAGGAGATCTGAAATCCGGTTACTTGAACTCTTTCGCGGTTTGGGTATTGAGGGGTGTTTCGGACGATGCATTTAAACGCGCAGTTCAGGCCCAGTCGTTAGGAGAATTTAAATCAATCGTGGGCGAGGCGCACTTTGATTTGCGCGCGGCTGAGTTTGATGTCGAGAACCAGCGATCCATTGATTTGTACTTTCACCGCCTTCAGGAAATGAACTTAAGCTTGAACGCAGACGAAAAGTCCTCTCTGGAAATTTTAAAGCAACTGCCGCAGCCGCTTTATTGGCGAAAAAAATTGTAATGTCTGAACGGTTCTTGACGGTTTCAAATGGTGATTCACGATTGCGCGATCTACTGGAGGGTCGATATTCAGACAATGCTGTAAGGCCAGTATTAGTGTCCACATTGAATCCCGAAAACCTCTCGAAAACCGAGTGGACTTTTGAGTTCATCAAACTTGGTGAGTTGCGTGTGCCATCTTTGATGATTGTATGGCTGCGCGCGCTTCGTCCCGAGACGTTGGTTTTATCCCTCGCTCCGATGTTTGCCACGGCGATGTGGTTGGTGAGGCAAAATGTTTTTGATTTCGTCCTGATGTTCCAAGCGTTGGTTGGGGTACTGGCGCTTCACGCTTCGATTGGACTCTTTAACGATTATCACGATCACGTCAGCGGGTGGGACCGGTTGATCGCGCGCGGCGGTGCACGTGTGATTGGTCGCGGT harbors:
- a CDS encoding response regulator, whose translation is MGYLLVDDQRAARLLLRVFLIRQGVNFIEEAGDSISALRLLMATPQSQSPFHAVFISRQMPEMSGLELVRTIRQLPGWAQFPIVIISEDNDAKLHFDAVAAGATDYLMRPFTEEELTDLLKRIGLK
- a CDS encoding HD domain-containing protein codes for the protein MSGSGRAKITVKAVTMEQVCSWVTTPTNLYMKLQDGRFVAVFRTGNLIDQERLAKYAAKGVTTLFSSEQDLDNMSTADGAFVIATTNSKVDALEKISQTVFDDLLALGVSEASYNNAKAVSKVVRSMIDKDPKLSDAFTKFQEVGGEEVRHAMMVSAMSTILCSSMDWIKPSTFESLALGALLHDIGMLSLPKDIQRGDVATMSPNDRKLFEGHGEAGRALLSQLKTVPDDVVMIVAHHHERSDGSGFPLGLKDVYIHPLARIVGLANELVERYEEDRVAGRATSVRFLVEGLIGSQGSRFNRDVIKSLKALLASDALKSDPLKK
- a CDS encoding DMT family transporter, whose protein sequence is MNELSLLPYFLTLGATLSFSSASLIFARFSRSVSVIWMNTAKAFIAMVLLIITLPVLFWFQNRIGTWAPPTDLATGVLLLSGFIGLGIGDLFLLDAFIRIGVSRTLMLYGFQPLVLGLAGSAFFGQAFDGRRLIAIVFLIGCLVIFSLEKYRESKSWEIRGLVMAIIGVSMDSAGVLLTRFAFESSPHTQPLEGHLIRCFGALFAYACIAGFVHSRRLMKGIKEETPVIGLFSNFLRFDNPSRALILLGCFAGTYLSLCLYLTAIQIGHLASISAISITGPMFAALLESVIQRKKPSRYLGLAFLFFVCGFTILMIFRG
- a CDS encoding cation diffusion facilitator family transporter — translated: MESDSRGHGASSLNENADHGHNRSIWDDSSIRAVLVAIAGNGIVTIAKFFGWMVSRSPSMLAETIHSLADTANQILLLVGIRHGAGRPTKEFPFGKGRARYIWNLISAVGIFFLGFGFTTWHGIEQLVQARPTDPIYEGPWTTPILLLALAIEGYTLFVALRSVNEARGETGFWEFVRRGDDPTGVAVLLEDSIAVLGVAVAFTGISLSRHLQSPIPDAIASIVIGGLLGVMAVTLALANARILMGASAGQDREQEIREYLEALPAIERVTSLKTAVLAPGNVRLAAEIEFHGSTFIDRHMIERDAERIRDGDDPTPVLFETAERMVRVMGREINRLEAQIRQEFPEITYIDLEVN
- a CDS encoding acyl-CoA thioesterase, whose translation is MNTTNSPSTPRSSFSISRRIQFSEADPAGISFFANVYRWHHEAYEAFVTDHLGIDYKKWFLSTEVAVPIRKSEAEYFGPFSPGRTTRIDFQILKLGTSSFTAESKIYNEKSVLCSTVQTVHVFMDIATGAKLEIPAEFRRAMESA
- a CDS encoding polyprenyl synthetase family protein — translated: MSSIKIYSPSDFPAYLPKLNLLYDDLFKDGKGFRSKLVGGLGERVGLSSNVIQLLAQTIEFIHNASLLHDDLIDRSVLRRGKPAAWTKYTPEYAVLAGDYLLARVMVNLSSHGNVRLIQYTAEVISDLLEGEWIQDSLVKDFTIKLEDLNRVHNLKTGSLFKWCIRAPFIAKERYDEKLHQQLEECGTILGLLFQRSDDLLDFDIRNDEGKAVLGDLKSGYLNSFAVWVLRGVSDDAFKRAVQAQSLGEFKSIVGEAHFDLRAAEFDVENQRSIDLYFHRLQEMNLSLNADEKSSLEILKQLPQPLYWRKKL